In the genome of Xanthocytophaga agilis, one region contains:
- a CDS encoding SMP-30/gluconolactonase/LRE family protein — protein MYPFKKFLSILSGVLLAGSALSQTNYPTIGKVVRIDPKLDNLLGKEAKIEVLASGFVWTEGPVWVKEGSYLLFNDIPPNTLFKWKEEEGITSFLKPSGYTGIGRYSNEPGSNGLILNQKGELIACEHGDRRVSLMPLSGGGKRTLADNYQGKRFNSPNDVVQKSDGSYYFTDPPYGLPQQENDPSRETSICGVYRISPDGKVSLLISDLTRPNGLAFSPDEKILYVAQSDPQKAIIMAYPVLKDGNLGKGKLFFDATANVSTMKGLPDGLKVDRNGNLFATGPGGVMVLSPEGTLLGRIDTGEATANCAFGDDGSTLYITADMYLCRIKTKTKGVGF, from the coding sequence ATGTACCCATTCAAAAAATTCTTATCTATTCTCTCAGGTGTACTACTTGCCGGTTCAGCTCTCTCCCAAACAAATTATCCAACCATTGGCAAAGTAGTACGCATAGACCCCAAACTTGACAATCTGCTTGGCAAAGAAGCAAAAATAGAAGTACTGGCTTCCGGATTTGTCTGGACAGAAGGACCTGTCTGGGTAAAAGAAGGAAGTTACCTATTATTTAATGATATTCCACCCAATACACTCTTTAAATGGAAAGAAGAGGAAGGCATTACTTCTTTTCTGAAACCCTCTGGCTATACAGGAATAGGCCGATATAGCAATGAACCTGGCAGCAATGGATTAATCCTCAATCAAAAAGGAGAACTTATTGCTTGTGAACATGGAGACCGACGGGTTTCTCTCATGCCTCTTTCTGGTGGGGGTAAACGGACTCTGGCAGATAACTATCAGGGTAAACGATTTAATAGTCCCAATGACGTAGTTCAGAAGTCGGATGGCAGCTATTACTTTACAGATCCTCCCTATGGATTGCCTCAGCAGGAAAATGACCCATCGCGTGAGACATCTATCTGTGGTGTATACAGAATCTCACCAGATGGGAAGGTAAGTTTATTGATTTCTGATCTGACCCGACCTAACGGCCTTGCTTTTTCACCTGATGAAAAGATATTGTATGTAGCCCAGTCTGATCCACAGAAAGCTATTATTATGGCCTATCCTGTCCTTAAAGACGGCAATCTGGGTAAAGGCAAACTATTCTTTGATGCCACAGCCAATGTTAGTACCATGAAAGGTCTTCCGGATGGCTTAAAAGTAGACAGAAATGGGAATCTATTTGCTACAGGCCCAGGAGGAGTAATGGTACTGAGCCCTGAAGGTACATTGCTGGGACGCATTGATACAGGTGAAGCCACCGCTAACTGTGCCTTTGGTGATGATGGCTCTACACTCTACATCACAGCCGATATGTATTTGTGTCGGATTAAAACAAAAACAAAAGGAGTAGGATTTTAA
- a CDS encoding AI-2E family transporter — MENPRAVQLPIYAKITFILISIALLWIFLVQMSGMLIPICFSLLFALLLHPLCVRLETWRVPRVLAITLCLILLVIVVVGILMGIVVQLTDFADILPDLQKKFLKLFNDAQIWVRTEFGVRKKEQADWLEKNAQMLTDSSGQIVGNLLSVVSNAFTNLGLVPVYIFFLLYYRNFLRKFLDRLFSSASETHILYILIKVRDVVRNYLVGLVFVMSIIATLNTLGLLILGIQHALFFGILAALLNVIPYIGIVIGSILPILMAILTKDSLWYAVGVSAVFTVVQFLEGNFITPRIVGSKVSVNSLATVIALIMGGLLWGAPGMILAIPFTAMFKVIFDNIPGMEAWGFLLGEVPEEHLKVQTVIVEAVEAVKEEVEEIVEDVKEVVAPDPKKDTK, encoded by the coding sequence ATGGAGAACCCTCGCGCAGTGCAGCTTCCAATCTATGCTAAGATTACTTTTATACTCATTAGCATTGCCTTATTGTGGATTTTTTTGGTCCAAATGTCAGGAATGCTGATTCCAATTTGCTTCTCACTTTTATTTGCTTTACTGCTTCATCCGTTGTGTGTCCGGCTGGAAACCTGGAGGGTGCCACGTGTACTGGCAATTACACTGTGTTTGATTTTACTGGTGATTGTGGTAGTTGGAATACTCATGGGCATAGTAGTTCAGCTTACAGATTTTGCGGATATCTTACCTGATCTGCAAAAGAAGTTTCTCAAACTTTTTAATGATGCGCAAATCTGGGTACGTACAGAATTTGGTGTTCGAAAAAAAGAGCAGGCCGACTGGCTCGAGAAAAATGCACAGATGCTCACCGATTCCAGCGGACAAATTGTAGGAAACCTTTTATCTGTTGTGTCCAATGCCTTTACTAATCTAGGACTGGTGCCTGTATATATTTTCTTTCTATTATACTATAGAAACTTTCTCAGAAAGTTTCTGGATCGTCTTTTTTCGTCTGCTTCAGAAACGCATATTCTGTATATACTCATCAAGGTGCGCGATGTGGTGCGTAACTATCTGGTAGGGTTAGTGTTTGTGATGTCTATCATTGCTACCTTGAATACCCTGGGATTATTAATTCTAGGTATACAACACGCCTTGTTTTTCGGTATTCTGGCAGCTCTTCTTAATGTGATTCCTTATATAGGTATTGTGATAGGTTCGATATTACCTATTTTAATGGCTATTCTGACCAAAGACTCTCTCTGGTACGCAGTAGGTGTATCTGCTGTGTTTACTGTTGTACAGTTTCTGGAAGGTAATTTTATTACTCCCCGTATTGTGGGTTCGAAAGTAAGTGTCAATTCCCTGGCAACAGTAATTGCTCTGATTATGGGTGGATTATTATGGGGCGCTCCCGGAATGATCCTGGCTATTCCGTTTACTGCTATGTTTAAGGTTATTTTTGACAATATTCCAGGTATGGAAGCATGGGGATTCTTGTTGGGAGAAGTGCCTGAAGAACACCTGAAAGTACAAACTGTAATTGTAGAAGCTGTAGAGGCAGTAAAAGAAGAAGTAGAAGAAATCGTAGAAGATGTAAAAGAGGTAGTTGCCCCTGACCCGAAGAAAGACACTAAGTAG
- a CDS encoding SdiA-regulated domain-containing protein: protein MLKYKVISLLLSLKVLLCNCHYEKRESGFETGTRNYKVTKIGQLPEIISESSGLATDSIPTVLWTHNDGGSPADIFQVTDKGKLLQKIRLKGIHNHDWEDITIDKQGSIYIGDFGNNNNRRKNLAIFKVNPRHPEKIDSIRFSYEDQTAFPPAPEDRNFDCEAFFWHADSLYLFSKNRGNRIEKMYVLPATPGNHIARIRSTVKIKSMVTAADMNPSGTQMALLTYGKVFVFNIKNPNNFFQEPYECIKLARSQAEALTYINDTDFIISNEQGSMYRVERKKK, encoded by the coding sequence ATGCTGAAATATAAAGTTATTTCGCTCTTATTATCTCTTAAAGTTTTACTTTGCAACTGTCACTATGAAAAGCGCGAAAGTGGTTTTGAAACTGGCACCCGTAATTATAAAGTTACAAAAATAGGCCAGCTTCCTGAAATAATCAGCGAAAGTTCCGGACTTGCCACCGATAGTATTCCTACAGTACTCTGGACACATAATGACGGAGGATCTCCAGCCGATATTTTTCAGGTCACCGATAAAGGGAAACTTCTGCAAAAAATCCGACTGAAAGGTATTCATAATCATGACTGGGAAGACATAACAATTGATAAACAAGGCAGCATTTACATCGGAGATTTTGGCAATAATAACAATCGACGGAAAAACCTGGCCATTTTTAAAGTAAACCCACGACATCCGGAAAAAATAGACAGTATTCGCTTCTCGTATGAAGATCAGACAGCTTTCCCTCCTGCTCCAGAAGATCGGAACTTTGACTGTGAAGCGTTTTTCTGGCATGCAGACAGCCTGTATCTGTTCTCCAAAAACCGAGGGAATAGAATTGAGAAAATGTATGTACTACCTGCTACACCCGGAAATCATATTGCCAGGATACGAAGCACTGTCAAAATAAAGAGTATGGTAACTGCAGCTGATATGAATCCTTCTGGTACTCAGATGGCATTATTAACCTATGGAAAGGTATTTGTTTTTAACATTAAAAATCCGAATAACTTCTTTCAGGAGCCGTATGAATGTATTAAACTAGCCAGGAGCCAGGCTGAAGCACTCACCTACATTAATGATACCGATTTTATCATTAGCAACGAACAGGGATCTATGTATCGGGTGGAACGGAAAAAGAAATAG
- a CDS encoding XdhC/CoxI family protein — MKEIRKIIELYQQIDFSQRKVALATVVRVEGSSYRRPGAKMLITDDGRWVGAISGGCLEGDALRKARQVMLDGKPMMVTYDTMNDDANSLGVGLGCNGIIDVFIEPIDPDYFQKHSLYFWKQCATNRTAFIEIKVVKAQESYTGIRHLILTDSDSDPGFINFPEEEQLRQAMNQTWQSGKSQLLTYASDTIEVFIESIQPEIQLIIFGGGYDVPPLVEMAKVLGWHVTVTEDCIAHVAPKRFPGADAVLLVDRNNILSELSFTERTAAVLMSHGYKYDKAILEQLLISNVGYIGVLGPRKRYEKMLGEWEETDKTFDDNRLTEVHSPIGLEIGAETPDEIALAIVSEIQAHFHNKSGTPLRFKQGPIHERILNG, encoded by the coding sequence ATGAAAGAAATCCGCAAAATTATAGAGCTTTATCAGCAAATCGATTTTTCACAACGCAAAGTAGCTCTGGCCACTGTAGTTCGGGTAGAAGGGTCTTCTTATCGTCGGCCAGGTGCAAAAATGTTAATTACAGACGACGGACGATGGGTTGGAGCAATTAGTGGAGGCTGTCTGGAAGGAGATGCACTTCGCAAAGCCCGTCAGGTTATGCTCGATGGTAAACCGATGATGGTTACCTATGATACAATGAATGACGATGCAAATAGCCTTGGTGTCGGATTAGGCTGCAATGGTATCATTGATGTTTTTATTGAACCTATTGATCCGGATTATTTCCAAAAACACTCTCTCTATTTTTGGAAACAATGTGCCACTAACCGGACTGCATTTATTGAAATCAAGGTAGTTAAAGCTCAAGAATCCTATACAGGTATTCGACACCTTATTCTGACAGATTCTGATTCTGACCCAGGCTTTATTAACTTTCCGGAAGAGGAACAACTTCGTCAGGCTATGAATCAAACCTGGCAATCCGGAAAATCACAGTTACTTACTTACGCATCTGACACGATAGAGGTATTTATCGAATCCATACAACCTGAAATTCAGCTAATCATCTTTGGGGGTGGTTATGATGTTCCTCCACTGGTGGAAATGGCAAAAGTACTGGGGTGGCATGTCACTGTTACAGAAGACTGTATTGCCCATGTAGCCCCCAAACGTTTTCCGGGTGCTGATGCAGTTTTACTTGTTGACAGAAATAACATTCTGTCCGAATTGTCTTTTACAGAACGGACAGCAGCGGTATTGATGTCACATGGATACAAGTACGATAAAGCTATTCTGGAACAGTTACTTATATCGAATGTAGGTTACATAGGTGTGTTAGGACCACGTAAACGATATGAAAAAATGCTTGGAGAGTGGGAAGAAACAGATAAAACATTTGATGACAACCGACTCACTGAAGTTCATAGTCCGATAGGGCTTGAAATAGGTGCAGAAACACCCGATGAGATAGCTTTAGCAATTGTATCAGAAATACAGGCACACTTCCATAATAAGTCAGGTACTCCTCTTCGTTTTAAACAAGGGCCTATCCATGAAAGAATTCTAAATGGTTAA
- a CDS encoding nucleotidyltransferase family protein codes for MIGILLLAAGASTRLGQPKQLLQFQGQSLIERSIQTILALDVTERVVVLGAHANEISSEIASLPIETIINHNWDEGMASSIRMGVNYMLQKKPNLEAIVLMLCDQPFVTPDLLNQLIQIYEQTAAPIVASSYQDVLGVPALFAHGTFYKLLALKGDKGARSIIPDYQELLQFVSFPKGGIDIDTIEDYEKWLVAPQQSPGIY; via the coding sequence ATGATAGGAATCTTACTTTTAGCCGCAGGTGCTTCTACCCGATTAGGACAGCCCAAACAACTTCTTCAGTTTCAGGGACAATCACTAATTGAGCGTAGCATTCAAACGATCCTTGCCCTTGATGTTACAGAACGTGTAGTTGTATTGGGAGCCCATGCCAATGAGATTTCCTCAGAAATAGCCTCTCTACCCATTGAAACAATTATTAATCACAATTGGGATGAAGGAATGGCATCGTCCATACGTATGGGAGTTAACTATATGCTGCAAAAGAAACCCAATCTGGAAGCGATAGTCCTTATGTTGTGTGATCAGCCTTTTGTTACTCCTGACCTACTCAATCAATTAATTCAAATTTATGAACAAACGGCCGCTCCTATTGTGGCTTCATCGTATCAGGATGTTTTAGGAGTCCCTGCATTGTTTGCTCATGGTACTTTTTATAAACTACTTGCTCTAAAGGGAGATAAAGGTGCCCGCTCCATTATTCCGGATTATCAGGAATTACTTCAGTTTGTATCCTTTCCCAAAGGAGGCATAGACATTGACACCATCGAAGACTACGAAAAATGGCTGGTTGCACCTCAGCAAAGTCCTGGAATTTATTAA